GGATCAGCCGGCCGGCCGCGCCCGCGAAGAAGTGGTCGGGCTGCTGGCCGTGCGCGCGCCAGTCGAGCACGCCGCCGCCGCGCCCGAGCTTCAGCGGCACGCCGTATTGCTCCGAATGCGCATGCAGGATGCGCAGGTCGAACTGCACGAGGTTCCAGCCGATCACCGCGTCGGGATCGTGCGTTTCGAACCAGTCGTTGAGCCGCGTGAGTATCGCGGCCCGGCTGTCGCAGTAGTCGAGGCGGAAGTCGAGGGCGCTCGTGTCGGCGTCGCCGTTCGGCGGGCCGAGCATGTAGACCTGCCGTTGGCCGCAGCCTTCGAGCGCGATCGAATACAGCTCGCCGTGCACGCTGGTTTCGATGTCGAGCGACACGCAGCGCAGCGCCGGGCGGTAGCCGGTCGCGGTTTTCAGTTCGACGCCGGTCAGCGTGCCATCGTTGCCGGGCTGGCCGCGAAACTGCACGCAGGCCGTGATGAAGCGCTCCATCGCGTAGCGGTCGGGCGGTTGCACGTCGGCTTCGTAGACGTCGACGCCGGCCGCCGCGAGGCGCTTCTGGAGCCCGGACAGATGGCGGTAGCGCTTGCAATAGAGGCCGACGACCGGGCGCTGCCGGAAGTCGCGCAGCGCGAGCGGGCGCAGTTCGGCTTCGCGCTCGCCGGCCAGCGCGCGTTCGGCGAGCGCCTGCTGTTCGGCCGGAATGAACGCGACGGCTTCCTGCGGGCGCAACCGCACGCGGCGCGGACCGTGTTCGGTTGCCAGCCAGAACTCGATCTCGATGCCGGATGCGGTGTCCCGCCAGTGGCGGGTAAGGATGAAACCCTGCTCGAACTCCGTCAAAACGCTTGCTCGTCGTGGATGCCCAGGCGGCGGATTTTAGCGCCTGGGCGCGGGATGTGTCCGAGGCGGCCGCGCGGGAAAAGGGGGCGGACTGGTTGGCACCGATGTCGCCGGGCCTGTCGGGTGGCCGGATGGCGATGCCCGATACGGCGCCCACTTGCGATGATGCGCGCACTTGTGTGAAATAGCGCCCCCACAACATTCGTCAGGCAGCGCCATGATTTCGTTCGATGCAGGGAGTCACCGTTTCAACCTGAGGGCGGCCGCCGTCATCGTTCAACGCGAATACGTGCTGCTGCATCGCGTCGACGGCGACGACTTCTGGAGTCTCCCCGGCGGACGCGTCGAGCCGGGGGAGCCGGCCGCGCATACGGTCGTCCGCGAAATGCGGGAAGAGATCGGCGCGTCGGTCCGGGCCGGGAAAATGCTGTGCATCGCGGAAAACTTCTACACGCACGCCGGCCGGCAACACCATGAGGTCGGTGTCTATTTCGCGGCGGAGCTGGAAGCCGGCTCGCCGTTGTCGGATGTGACGACGGCGCATCGCGGCGCCGAAGCCGACAAGGGGCTGACGTTCGCATGGTTCCTGCGCGATCGCCTGTCCGAAATCGACGTGCAGCCTGCATTCCTGCGCGAATTGCTCAATGCCGATCGTCACACGCTCGCGCACGTCGTCCAGCAGGACGAGCATTACGAAATCGCGTACTGACATCAGGTGACATGAAGCGGGCGGATCGTTCGCGGGTGACGAGCGACTTTGTCGCTCGTCACGTTCGTGCATCCGCAGTGCGTTTCGCCACGCGCCAGGTCGTGCGCGCCGCGTCCTCGGGCCGCAGCAGCCATCGCTTCGCGACGATCGCGTGGCGCTTGTGCGTGACGTAGGCATCGACGGCGAGTTCGAGCGTGTCGTCGTCGAGTCTGGCGAGCGTTGCGGACGCGCCGGAGCCGTCGGCGAATTCGATCACGGCGGGATGGGGTTCACCGATGCGAGGCGCGTTTTTGCCGAACGTCACGATGCTGCCGGGGTATAGGTGCGAACGGGTTGTGCGCAGCAGCAGGGCGGTGGACATTGAAGGCGGCTCCGGAAGAAGCGTGCCCGGGTGACGCGCGCGGCGTTCCGGAGCAGATGCGACAGCGTGCGTCATACCGCTATATGCGGAATTGAACATTACTAAGAGACGGTTTCAAAAAGGCCCCGTGGGGCTGTTAACTTTCGCGGTGAGCTGTTAACCTCAGGCATCGGAACAACCGAGACTGAGGAGATGGCCAAGCCGATCATCGACGATGAATTGTGGACACTGATCGAGCCGTTACTGCCGCCACCCAAGCCGCGGCGCGAGAAGAACCCGGGCCGCCTGCCTGTTTCGAATCGCGCCGCGCTGACCGGCATCCTGTTCGTTCTCAAGACCGGACTACGCTGGCGCGACCTGCCGGCCGAGATGGGATGCGGCTCGGGCGTGACATGTTGGCGCCGGCTGCGCGATTGGCAAGCAGCCGGTGTCTGGGATCGCTTGCACGAGCTACTGCTCGCAAAGCTGCGCGCAGCGGACCAGATCGACTTCTCACGAGCCGCCGTCGATTCATCATCGATTCGCGCCGTTGGGGCAGGCCAAAAACTGGGCCAAACCCCACCGATCGCGCGCGACCCGGTTCCAAGCACCACATCGTCACCGACGCCAACGGTACGCCGCTCGCCGCGATCCTGACCGGCGCGAACGTCAACGACGTCACGCAATTGCTGCCGCTGATCGACGCGATTCCGCCGATCCGCGGATTGCGTGGCCACCCATTGCAGCGGCCGCGTGTGGTCTACGCGGATCGCGGTTACGACTCCGAGCGACATCGGCGCGCGTTGCGCGATCGCGGTATCGAGCCAGTGATCGCCAAGCGCCGTACCGAACATGGCAGCGGCCTTGGCAAATATCGCTGGGTCGTCGAACGCACGCATGCCTGGCTGCATCACTTCCGTCGTCTCCGTATTCGTTTCGAGCGCCGTGCAGACATTCACGGCGCGTTCCTCAAACTCGGTTGCTGTCTGATCTGCTGGAATACCCTTCGGCGGGCCGATCAGTCTTTATGAAACCGTCTCTAAGGAAACGCTGATCAATGGACCAACTTCCGAAGTTGCAGGCGAGATGGCTTCAAATTTTCTGGATGACGAAGCGAATCGGCGCTCAATTCAGTGAATTTGGCGCGTAAGCGAGCCTCCCCTGCTCGCATTTTTCATACGCATGACGGACTGCTCCCATGGACCGATCGCAACAGATTTCGCGCAATCACCAGATTCGCCAGAGCGAACAGGCTGAACAGTTGCGCGGTGTTCTTGGCCAAGCCCTTGTATCGGGTCTTGCGATGCTGAAACAGATTCTTGACGATATGAAACGGATGCTCAACCCGCGAACGGATCTGCGCCTTGGTTCGCTCGAGCGCGATCACCAGGTCCTTCAGCGCTCCTTCTTGCATCGCCTTGATCTTTCCCCGCCTGGCAGCGACGTGCCACTTCACGGCCTTGCCCGCCATTTCCTCGCGCTTGTCGACGCCAATGTAGCCCGCGTCGGCGAACACCTGCTCTTCATGCCCGTGCAGCAGGGCATGAGCTTGCGATACATCCGACACGTTGGCCGCCGTGCCAACCACACTGTGAATCAGGCCCGAGTCGGCGTCGACGCCAATGTGGGCTTTCATGCCAAAGTGCCATTCGTTGCCCTTCTTCGTTTGATGCATTTCCGGGTCACGGCTCTTCCCGGCATTCTTGGTCGACGGCGGCGCTTCAATGATCGTCGCGTCAACCAGCGTGCCTTCCTTCATCATCAGCCCACGCTCGCACAGCGAGATGCCAATCTCGTCGAACAACTTCCGTGTCAGTTCGTGTTCGATCAGCAGGCGCCGGAACTTCAACAGCGTGGTTGCATCAGGCACGTTCTCGATCGCCAGATCGATGCCGGCGAAGGCTCGCAGCGTGATGCTGTCATACAGCGCGTCTTCCAGTCCTTCGTCCGACAGTCCGTACCACTGTTGCACGAAGTAGATTCGCAGCATCCGCTCAAGGCCAATCGGCGGGCGACCTCGCGTGCCCTTCGGATAGTGCGGTTCGATGGCCGACAGCAAGCGCTGCCACGGAACGACCTTCTCCATCTCTTCCAGGAAGCGTTGGCGCCTCGTCACTCGCTTCTTGCCTGCAATTTCCGCTTCCGCGAAGCCGATCTGCCTCTTCATCGTCGTGGGTCCGTTCCGTGAGCTGTCTTCTAAACGTCCTCGGCTACGTCTGCGATGACCGCCGAGCCGAATAAATCAGCGTTTCCCTAAACTGATTCACATAAGTGAATATCTAATTACAATTTTCAATTGTTTGACTTCCGCCTGATTGACGTCACAGATTCGTCATCCGTAGAATCCTCGATCAAGAACAACATAATTCTGAGAGAGGCGCCATGGATGCGCGCAGCATGATCGACTTCGAACGACGTTCAGCTCAAGGCGCTGATTTCGCAGCCCGTCACGTTCTGGATTCAGCAGACCGACAAGACTTATTTTCCCCATCACGGTTATGTCCATACCGCAAGGAAACTGGGTGCGGATGGTGAGCTGGTCAAGCAGGGCATGTTCGACAAGACGGGACAGTTGCCGATCGATCATCAGGTATTTGCTTAATCCCTCGTCGGACGCATGGCCTAGCAGTGGGGCCGGCATACAAGACGATCCCGCAGAAGCATTCAAGCGATGGGGAAAAATCATCACGCAGAACAAGGTCAATAAAAATCGAGGCTTGGATCCTGCCGCATCGCTTGTCGGGTTTTTGCGATCGTCCAACGACATTACCCGTAGTGATTGAGCCATGACCCGGCACATTCTGATCGTTGCGCTTTCGCTCCTGTTGTGTGCTTGCACGAAAAAGGAACCCCCGGTGGCCTCAGCATCTGACATGAGCGCCGTGCGCGCCAATCTTGCTTTTACCTGTATGCATCAAGCGGACCATCTGCCGCCACTCGATCCGCAAGCCGACAGCCTGTTTCGTTACGCAAGGTATCTGGAGAAAAAGGACGGCCCGAAGGACTTCAACGATGTCGCCCGCTATTACAGGATCGCGGCGGAGCACGATCATTACAAGGCGAACCAGAACCTGCAATCACTTATCTCACAAGGGCTGGTTGACTCACCGAACGCACCGACGGAGGTCGTCGACCTTGGCATGAAATTGGTCAAGCAAGGTATCCCAAGTGGTTATTACGATATCGGTCACTATCTTGAGACAGGCTATGGATTGAAGCAGGACGCCGAAGGGGCATTGCAATATTTTCGCAAGGCAGCCGATCTTGGTAATCCGGAAGCGCAGTTCCATGTCGGAGATCTGCTTCTGCCCAATGACAAAGCTCCTGATATCGCAAGGCACATGTTGGCGTGTGCAGCCGATCAAGGATTTGGCGAGGCGGCAAACCTGCTAGGGGTCGACCAAAAGACGGGTGGGCTATATCCCGACGCCGCCAGGACTTTTCAGAAAGGCGTGAGTGCAGGCGATACCATGTCTGCGTCGTTCTTGAGAGACGGATTCAAGGGGCCGCCCCAATCGAATCAACTCGATTATCTCGACCTGCCGAACGATCCCGAGCGTTCGCGACGATACGATTTAATTGGCAAATTTCTCGATGCCAACGATGGTCGCAGCCCCAAGGTTCCAGACATCGACAGGATCGTCCCACTGCCACCTGCCAAGCTCCCGCCGTGGGACGGCACGTTCCAGTGGCAAAAGGAACAAGACGCAGCCAAGCCGGCGCAGAAGCCTTCGGACGAGCTCGTCAACGAGATGGCGAAAGCCAAGCATCTCGATCCAGCGACAGGGTTGCCGCTTGAGCGGCCGCTCCGTAACCCGCAGGAACATCGTTCGACATGAGCGATAGTGAAGAGTCGAAAAAGCAAACACATCCGCTGACCCTGATCGGTTTCGGCTGGTTGCTGTTCGTCGTTGGGCTGCCGTGTTGGGCGCTTCTCAGCGATGCGCTGCAGGTACTCGACCGGTTTGCCGAGTGGCCGAAAATGGCTGGAATTGCAGGCGTGCCGGTGCCTTTGTTGTTTGTCACTGCCTGGAAGTACGACGCAAGACGCACCGGCGAAATCGGTTGGCTGATGCTGGGCTGGTCTATTGGAGCCGGGATGGCGTGGTTGGCCATTTTTATTGGAAGTTTGGCGCCGCACGGCTGATGATCTTATTTTCCCTGGAATCCACATGAATTCACAAACCCGGCCCGTCTCGTTACCCGGTGCGGCAGCGCTCGTCGCAGCACTCATCATCACGGTGCTGTTTCTACCCAGCCTCTACGTGCAGTTGACGAAGTTCTCGCCAAGCTCGCAGATGGTGGTTATTCAACTGACCAGCTTCATCCAGAACCTGGTGTTTCGAACCGGCCTGGTTTATCTGATCGTTCGCTGGTACGGGGAGCATCGCGATCGGCTTGCGTTCCGGCGCCCCGCGCGGCTGCTGGCGGCCTATGCGTTGTGCCTGCTGGTCTGGCAGGTCGCGCAGATATTCATCATCCAGGTGATGATGCTGAGTCTGGTCGGCAATGGCGCCCATCTGACGGCGATCTTGACGCTCATCGCGCCGGTAAGTGCCGTCCTCTATGCGTGCGTGGCCTGGCTTGCGTGGTGGTTCGTCACGCGCGTGTTTCGCAACGATGCGTTACCCGCCGAGGCGCCCCGCGGTCACGCAACGCGGTCCATCGCAGGCCTCGCGGCCTGGCTGTTCGCAAGCGTATGGCTGCTTTTGATGACGCAGACCGTGCCGATGCTGCTCGACACCTTCGACGACGACCTCATGCGCGTGATGTTCAGCTACGTTGGCGCGTTGGCGGTTCCCGCGGCGCTGATCTTTGCGGGAGCGAGGCTCGGTCTGCGTCGTGATCTCGTTCGACTGCACGGCTGGCGTTGGCTGGGCGCGTCGCTCGCGGCGATGGCATCCACCGCGGTTCTGTTCTATTTGGCGTTGCAGTTGCTGGAGAGCCTGCTTGGGGTGAGCATGTTGTCCGGAGTGATGGCGATCGTTGTTCTCGGCGGGGCCTTTGTTGCTTACTGGGTGTGGTTCCGCGTGTTCTACGCTCCCGTGGGCCGCGAGACTGCGGAAACGTCTCAGGGATTGCCGTCGTCGTAGCAGCCGAACGCGGATGGGGGCGATTCGCCGGCGCACGGCGCGACGGCGGATCACCGGAAGATTGCAGATCCCGACGCCCCCTTCAAACATGCCCCTCATGTTCGACCACCCCACCGCGCCCGGCTCTTGCCGCGACCATCACCGTCGCCCCTGACGCCCGTGCCGCCCGCTTCGCCCACATCGCCGTCAGAATCGGCACGAGAATCGCTGTCACGAGACAAGCCGTCGCGACGATCGCCGTCGCGGCCGGCACCATCGGTTTGAACTTCGGAATCATCTCGCCGATGATCGCCGGGTTCCCGACCGCGGCGCCGGCCGTCGACGACGCGGCGAGCCCGGCCGTGCCGTTGCCGCCGCCGAGGAATTTATCGGCGAGGATCAGCGGCACGCCCGTCACGACGATCACCGCGAGCCCGAGCGCGATGCCCGGCAGCCCGCTTTTCGCGATCACGTTCAGATCGATGCCGTTGCCGAGCGCGAAGCCGAAGAACGGGATCAGCGGATGCACGCAGCGCCCGAACAGCTCGCGCAGGTCCGCATCGAGATTGCCGAGCGTGAAGCCGATCAGGAACGGCAGCACCGCACCGACGAACAGCCGCGTCTCGAACACCGCGACGCCCGCCGCGCCGAGGATCAGCATGCTGACGAGCGGCCCCGATTCGATCGACATCAGCACGAACGCGCCGGCTTCCTCCTTGCTGCCGTACTGCTGCATCACGGCCGCGTAGAGGCCGCCGTTGGTCATGTCCATCGACGTCGTGATCGCGAGCAGCGACAGGCCCGCGAAGAGGCCGGTCCGGATGCCGTCGTCGGGGATGAACTGCGCGGCGATCACCGTCGCGAGCCACGCCACCACGATTTTCGTGGCGAGCAGCGTGCCCGATTTGCGCAGCACGACGCCCGTCGCGCGCAGGTTGATCGTCGCGCCCATGCAGAAAAACCAGACGGCGAGGATCGGCACCGTGCCCGCGATCAGGCCATTGGTGAACGAGCCGAAGTACTTCCCGGCGTTCGGCGCGAACGTGTGCACGCACGCGCCGAGCAGCATCGGGACCAGCATGAGTCCGCCGGGAATGCGGTCGATGGCCTGTTTCAGCTTCACGTCTCCTCCGTGGACGTCGATGCGTCCCGTTGTCGAATGATGTCTGCTGACTGACTATAGGACATGATTCGGAACGGTGGTCCGTTTTTGTTGAATTCACGAATAGTCGTATACCCGTATCACTATAAATCCTTGATAAATATGGGCTTGAAGGTATTTTTGCGATGACCGAAAAATTCGGTTCGTCGTTCCGGAATTGAAAAATTTGTGCTTCAATTCATCGTATGACCACCGGCCGAACCGGCGTCGGCGGCCTGTCCATCCCCACGGAGAACCGGCATGGAAGTGCGGCAAGGCATACATAGCGAACACGCGAAGACGCTCGATACGGCCGGCCTGCGCCGGCATTTCCTGGTGGAGAACCTGTTCGCGCCGGACGCGCTGTCGCTCACCTACAGCCATATCGACCGCATCATCGTCGGCGGCGCGTGGCCGGCCGAGCGGCCGGTCGAGGTGCCCGCGTCGCTTGGCGCCGCGATGGGCGTGAGTCATCTACTGGCGCGGCGCGAGCTGGGCGCGATCAACATCGGCGGGCCGGGCTGGGTCGAGGCCGACGGGCAGCGTCACGCGGTGGGCACCGAGGAGGCGATCTACATCGGGCAAGGCGCGCAGGGTGTCGTGTTCGGCAGCGACGATCGCGCGCATCCGGCGAAGTTCTACCTGAACTGCGCGCCCGCGCACACCGCGTATCCGACGCGCACCATCACGCTCGCGCAGGCGTCGCCCGAAACGCTCGGCGATGCGGCCACGAGCAATCGCCGCACGATCTACAAGTTCATCGTGCCCGACGTGCTGCCCACGTGCCAGCTGTCGATGGGGATGACGAAACTCGAGCCGGGCAGCCTGTGGAACACGATGCCGTGCCATACGCACGAGCGCCGGATGGAGGTGTATTTCTACTTCAACCTCGCCGACGACGCGGCCGTGTTCCACATGCTCGGCGAACCGCAGGAGACGCGCCACGTGGTCGTGCACAACGAGCAGGCGGTGATCTCGCCGAGCTGGTCGATCCATTCGGGTGTCGGCACGAAGGCCTATACGTTCATCTGGGGGATGGTCGGCGAGAACCAGGTGTTCAAGGACATGGACCACATCGCCGTTGCCGACCTGCGCTGACACCATGAAACGCGACAACCCCGATCTTCCTTCCGCCGATGCGCGTTCCGCGCTCGCCGGCCTGTTCGACCTGACCGGCAAGGTCGCGATCGTCACCGGCTGCAACACGGGGCTCGGCGCGGCGATGGCCGTCGCGCTCGCGTCGGCCGGGTGCGACATCGTCGGCGCGAACCGTTCGGCACCTGCCGAGACATCGGCTCGCGTCGAGGCGGCCGGCCGGCGTTTCGTCGACGTGCGCGCGGACCTGTCGACGCTCGAGCCGGTCGAGCGGATCGTCGGCGGCGCGGTCGATGCGTTCGGTCACGTCGACATCCTCGTCAACAACGCGGGCATGATTCGCCGCTGCGATGCGCTCGATTTCACCGAGGCCGACTGGGATGCCGTGATCGACGTGAACCTGAAGAGCGTGTTCTTCCTGTCGCAGGCCGTTGCGCGGCAGATGGTGCGGCAGGGCGGCGGCGGCAAGATCGTGAACGTCGCGTCGATGCTGTCGTTCCAGGGCGGCATCCGCGTGCCGTCGTATACGGCGTCGAAGAGCGGCGTGCTGGGCCTCACGCGCCTGCTCGCGAACGAATGGGCCGCGCGCGGGATCAACGTGAACGCGATCGCGCCCGGCTACATGGAAACCGACAACACCGCGCAGTTGCGCGAGGACAGCCGGCGCAGCGACGAAATTCTCGGCCGCATCCCGGCGGGCCGCTGGGGCGTGCCCGATGATCTCGCGGGCGCGGCCGTGTTCCTCGCCTCGCGCGCGTCGGACTACGTGCACGGTCACACGCTCGCCGTCGACGGCGGGTGGCTCGCGCGTTGACCGTGCGGCGAGGCGGACGCGTTATGCTCTCCCGATTCGCATCTCACGGATTCACGGACATGACAGCAACGCCCAGACAGCGCAACCGCGATCAGGCGAACATGGAGCAGGGGGCCGGCCATCCGGGGGCCGAGCCGCCGGCGGCCGGCGCTGCGGAAAAGGCCGATTCGGTCGCGGCCGTCGGGAAGGTCTTCACGATCCTCGCGGCGCTCGGCGATCGCCGCGAGATCGGCATCAGTGAGCTATCGCAGCAACTCGGCATGTCGAAGACGACGGTTCATCGCTTCCTGCAGACGCTCAAGACGCTCGGCTACGTCGCGCAGGAAGGCGAGACCGATCGCTACCGGCTGACGATCCGGTTGTTCGAGCTCGGTAGCAAGGCGCTGGAGAGCGTCGACCTCGTGCGCGAGGCCGATCTCGAGATGCGCCGCATCGGGCAACTGACGCGCGAAGCCGTGCATCTCGGCGCGTTCGACGAGGACGCAATCATCTACATCCACAAGATCGACGCCGATTACGGGCTGCGCATGCAGTCGCGGATCGGCCGGCGCAATCCGCTGTACAGCACGGCGATCGGCAAGGTGCTGCTCGCGTGGATGGCGCCCGGCGAGGCGCGCGCGGTGCTGGCCGACATCGAGTTCAGGAAGTCGACCGCGAAGACGCTGTCGTCGGCGGACGCGGTGATGAGCATCCTGCCGCACGTGCGGCAGCAGGGTTATGGCGAGGACAACGAAGAACAGGAAGACGGCCTGATGTGTCTCGCGGTGCCCGTGTTCGACCGTTTCGATCGCGTGATCGCGGGGCTGTCGATTTCGTTTCCGACGATGCGCTGCGGCGCGGATACGAAGGCGCATTACGTCGCGTTGCTGAAGGCGGCCGGGCAGGCGATTTCCGCGCGGCTCGGGCATCGTCCGGCAGCCGCCGGCGCTGCATCGGCGGCGGTCGTCGCGCAGGACTGAGCGTTCGGCGTGCGGCGCGATGACTGCACGCATCGGCCGCCACGACGCTACGCCCACGCGCCGTCGCGCTTCAAACTCTCCGCCCGCTGCGGCCGCTGATACAGATAGCCCTGCGCATACTGAATCCCGACCGCATGCAGCGCGCGATGCTGCGCCTCCGTTTCCACGCCTTCCGCGATGATCTTCAGGTCATAGTGATGCGCGACGGCCGCGATCCCCTCGATCAGCCCCGCACCGCCATCGTTCAGTTGTGCGACGAACTGGCGGTCGATCTTCACGTAGTCGAACGGAAAGCGCGACAGCATGTCGAGATTGCTGTGATGCGTGCCGAAATCGTCGATGGCGAACTTCGCGCCTTTGGATCGGAGTGCCTGGAATATCTCGGTGGTTCGCGCGTTCTTTTCGAGCAGGATGCGTTCGGTGACTTCGAGCACCAGCGTAAAGCCGGGCGGCAACGCGCGGATCACGTCGTCGACGACGGACACGAACCGTGCGCGTTCGAGATCCTTCGGCGCGATGTTCACGGCAATGCGCAACGGCATGGATGGCGTCAGCGCGGTCAGTTCGGATACCGCCGTGCGCAGCACGAATTCGGTCACCTTCGGCAGCACCGTGCTCGATTCCACCTGCGGGATGAACCCGGCCGGGCTGATCGCCCCCCACTTCGGATGGTGCCAGCGCAGCAGCGCCTCGACGCCGACGGTCCTGCGCGTCTGCACATCGACGATCGGCTGGTACACGACGTGGAATTCGTTGCGCCTGAGCGCGTGGCGAACGGCTTTCAGCAACAACCGGCGAGGCGCCATCGCCAGCAGGTAGGCGGCCATCACGAGGCCGTCGGCCAGCAGTGCGATCGTCGCGCAGGTCAGCCGGTAGCGGCGCTGGACCTGCGACGCATAGCCGGTCGATGCGGCGACCGACACCGTGAACGGCCAGCGGTGCGACGCGATCGCGCTGCCGCGTGCGGGGCCTGCGGCCGATTCCGGCGTGTATTTCCCGCGCTGGTCGAGGCGGCCTGAACCCTGGATCGACAGCGTGGCGGTTTCCGCGCCGAATCGGGCGCTGTGCGAGAGCGCGTCGGCCACATAGTCGCCTTCGATCAGGTAGAGCAGGCCCGCGCCGCGCGCAGTGGAGCGAAACACGGCGAGCACCGGAACGTTGTG
The sequence above is drawn from the Burkholderia stabilis genome and encodes:
- a CDS encoding EAL domain-containing protein, which codes for MRTTSKATAGMSALMPGSKPVFQRSGAWPRVVFFVAVIVCVLVPAFAMMLADRYAREAVTTHERVVANDIVASVDRILDGVQLRHSDELTALVGRPCAAVFRTLAEVGTRLRYLRAVGLVSGGRVMCSSALGAIDLPLDAYTREPEPGSTIVTLLRQTPFQHNVPVLAVFRSTARGAGLLYLIEGDYVADALSHSARFGAETATLSIQGSGRLDQRGKYTPESAAGPARGSAIASHRWPFTVSVAASTGYASQVQRRYRLTCATIALLADGLVMAAYLLAMAPRRLLLKAVRHALRRNEFHVVYQPIVDVQTRRTVGVEALLRWHHPKWGAISPAGFIPQVESSTVLPKVTEFVLRTAVSELTALTPSMPLRIAVNIAPKDLERARFVSVVDDVIRALPPGFTLVLEVTERILLEKNARTTEIFQALRSKGAKFAIDDFGTHHSNLDMLSRFPFDYVKIDRQFVAQLNDGGAGLIEGIAAVAHHYDLKIIAEGVETEAQHRALHAVGIQYAQGYLYQRPQRAESLKRDGAWA
- the kduD gene encoding 2-dehydro-3-deoxy-D-gluconate 5-dehydrogenase KduD; translation: MKRDNPDLPSADARSALAGLFDLTGKVAIVTGCNTGLGAAMAVALASAGCDIVGANRSAPAETSARVEAAGRRFVDVRADLSTLEPVERIVGGAVDAFGHVDILVNNAGMIRRCDALDFTEADWDAVIDVNLKSVFFLSQAVARQMVRQGGGGKIVNVASMLSFQGGIRVPSYTASKSGVLGLTRLLANEWAARGINVNAIAPGYMETDNTAQLREDSRRSDEILGRIPAGRWGVPDDLAGAAVFLASRASDYVHGHTLAVDGGWLAR
- a CDS encoding NUDIX hydrolase, translated to MISFDAGSHRFNLRAAAVIVQREYVLLHRVDGDDFWSLPGGRVEPGEPAAHTVVREMREEIGASVRAGKMLCIAENFYTHAGRQHHEVGVYFAAELEAGSPLSDVTTAHRGAEADKGLTFAWFLRDRLSEIDVQPAFLRELLNADRHTLAHVVQQDEHYEIAY
- the kduI gene encoding 5-dehydro-4-deoxy-D-glucuronate isomerase, giving the protein MEVRQGIHSEHAKTLDTAGLRRHFLVENLFAPDALSLTYSHIDRIIVGGAWPAERPVEVPASLGAAMGVSHLLARRELGAINIGGPGWVEADGQRHAVGTEEAIYIGQGAQGVVFGSDDRAHPAKFYLNCAPAHTAYPTRTITLAQASPETLGDAATSNRRTIYKFIVPDVLPTCQLSMGMTKLEPGSLWNTMPCHTHERRMEVYFYFNLADDAAVFHMLGEPQETRHVVVHNEQAVISPSWSIHSGVGTKAYTFIWGMVGENQVFKDMDHIAVADLR
- the kdgT gene encoding 2-keto-3-deoxygluconate transporter — its product is MKLKQAIDRIPGGLMLVPMLLGACVHTFAPNAGKYFGSFTNGLIAGTVPILAVWFFCMGATINLRATGVVLRKSGTLLATKIVVAWLATVIAAQFIPDDGIRTGLFAGLSLLAITTSMDMTNGGLYAAVMQQYGSKEEAGAFVLMSIESGPLVSMLILGAAGVAVFETRLFVGAVLPFLIGFTLGNLDADLRELFGRCVHPLIPFFGFALGNGIDLNVIAKSGLPGIALGLAVIVVTGVPLILADKFLGGGNGTAGLAASSTAGAAVGNPAIIGEMIPKFKPMVPAATAIVATACLVTAILVPILTAMWAKRAARASGATVMVAARAGRGGVVEHEGHV
- a CDS encoding IS5-like element ISBmu2 family transposase, whose protein sequence is MKRQIGFAEAEIAGKKRVTRRQRFLEEMEKVVPWQRLLSAIEPHYPKGTRGRPPIGLERMLRIYFVQQWYGLSDEGLEDALYDSITLRAFAGIDLAIENVPDATTLLKFRRLLIEHELTRKLFDEIGISLCERGLMMKEGTLVDATIIEAPPSTKNAGKSRDPEMHQTKKGNEWHFGMKAHIGVDADSGLIHSVVGTAANVSDVSQAHALLHGHEEQVFADAGYIGVDKREEMAGKAVKWHVAARRGKIKAMQEGALKDLVIALERTKAQIRSRVEHPFHIVKNLFQHRKTRYKGLAKNTAQLFSLFALANLVIARNLLRSVHGSSPSCV
- a CDS encoding IS5-like element IS402 family transposase (programmed frameshift; IS402 and ISBcen20 are only about 92% identical at the nucleotide level, but their predicted transposase sequences are 99.6% identical. This BlastRule uses both transposase model sequences, but names based on similarity to IS402.), giving the protein MAKPIIDDELWTLIEPLLPPPKPRREKNPGRLPVSNRAALTGILFVLKTGLRWRDLPAEMGCGSGVTCWRRLRDWQAAGVWDRLHELLLAKLRAADQIDFSRAAVDSSSIRAVGAGPKTGPNPTDRARPGSKHHIVTDANGTPLAAILTGANVNDVTQLLPLIDAIPPIRGLRGHPLQRPRVVYADRGYDSERHRRALRDRGIEPVIAKRRTEHGSGLGKYRWVVERTHAWLHHFRRLRIRFERRADIHGAFLKLGCCLICWNTLRRADQSL
- the kdgR gene encoding DNA-binding transcriptional regulator KdgR produces the protein MTATPRQRNRDQANMEQGAGHPGAEPPAAGAAEKADSVAAVGKVFTILAALGDRREIGISELSQQLGMSKTTVHRFLQTLKTLGYVAQEGETDRYRLTIRLFELGSKALESVDLVREADLEMRRIGQLTREAVHLGAFDEDAIIYIHKIDADYGLRMQSRIGRRNPLYSTAIGKVLLAWMAPGEARAVLADIEFRKSTAKTLSSADAVMSILPHVRQQGYGEDNEEQEDGLMCLAVPVFDRFDRVIAGLSISFPTMRCGADTKAHYVALLKAAGQAISARLGHRPAAAGAASAAVVAQD